In a single window of the Sediminicoccus sp. KRV36 genome:
- a CDS encoding helix-turn-helix domain-containing protein produces MKRFRPQEAQPVDAARLGEELRDARLALGLSIEDVAAQLRIRRVYLVALEEGRVKDLPSPAYAVGFVRNYAGALGLDPSDMVRRLRDAVATGPRKTDLVFPEPVPERGFPAGVVVLLGAVIAVGAYVGWYNWAGSGNRSVDAVPAVPARLEPAARTGEALRPAAPGPAPAPAPGVAATPPPALGVPALPVPVAVPVQVPPPVAPPAPAAPPADQSRITVRAKSEIWTQVRDPRSNQMLFSRNLRAGESVALPNREGLLLSVGNAALLEVLVDGQPSPSFGNTPGVRRDVPLVIEQLRQPRGTAGQPAAPRAATPPAGGAAAPPAPAAQPPAPARLNPPVTPAPQRPPQ; encoded by the coding sequence ATGAAACGCTTCCGCCCCCAGGAGGCCCAGCCCGTGGATGCCGCCAGGCTTGGAGAAGAACTGCGCGATGCGCGGCTCGCCCTCGGTCTTTCGATCGAGGATGTGGCAGCCCAATTGCGCATCCGCCGCGTCTATCTCGTGGCGCTGGAGGAGGGGCGGGTGAAGGACTTGCCTTCACCGGCCTATGCTGTTGGATTTGTGCGTAATTATGCCGGCGCCCTGGGGCTTGATCCCTCTGACATGGTCCGCCGCCTGCGGGATGCCGTGGCCACCGGCCCGCGCAAGACCGACCTGGTTTTCCCCGAGCCCGTACCTGAGCGTGGTTTCCCGGCGGGCGTCGTGGTGCTGCTGGGCGCCGTGATCGCGGTGGGCGCCTATGTCGGCTGGTACAACTGGGCAGGCAGCGGCAATCGCAGTGTGGATGCGGTGCCGGCCGTGCCTGCGCGCCTGGAGCCCGCCGCCCGCACGGGCGAGGCGCTGCGGCCCGCAGCCCCGGGACCGGCACCGGCCCCGGCGCCTGGCGTTGCAGCCACCCCGCCCCCTGCCTTGGGTGTCCCGGCCTTGCCGGTGCCCGTGGCAGTGCCCGTGCAGGTGCCCCCGCCCGTGGCGCCCCCGGCCCCCGCGGCCCCGCCCGCCGATCAATCGCGCATCACCGTGCGGGCCAAGTCCGAGATCTGGACCCAGGTGCGTGATCCGCGCAGCAACCAGATGCTGTTCTCCCGCAACCTCCGCGCCGGTGAGAGCGTGGCCTTGCCCAACCGGGAAGGGCTGCTGCTCTCGGTGGGCAATGCCGCGCTGCTGGAGGTTCTGGTGGATGGCCAGCCTTCGCCCAGTTTCGGCAATACGCCAGGCGTGCGGCGGGATGTTCCCCTGGTGATCGAGCAACTGCGCCAGCCACGCGGGACCGCCGGCCAGCCGGCCGCACCCAGGGCCGCAACCCCGCCGGCAGGTGGCGCGGCCGCGCCGCCGGCGCCGGCAGCCCAGCCGCCCGCGCCGGCCCGGCTCAATCCCCCCGTGACGCCCGCGCCACAACGCCCGCCGCAATAG
- a CDS encoding enoyl-CoA hydratase-related protein has translation MTEQPVLLSMDARGIATATLNRPALGNAYNGAMLTALIEGLGQLERDPSVRALVIRGAGKHFQAGADIHWLSEAAAAPPEQAFASSMLTTRAMQRLNEFSKPSFAVIHGACFGGGTGIACCVDVALATTAASFGITEVRVGVAPTPISTHMVHAMGLRHARRYAITGERFGPEEAMRINLVHEVHAPERIEARLEEILAATLLSSPVAIATTKASLLESNGLTLDEHQMRQLANESWMQRSGAEGQEGLAAFRAKRKPSWAPG, from the coding sequence ATGACCGAACAACCTGTCCTGCTCAGCATGGATGCGCGCGGGATCGCCACCGCCACCCTGAACCGCCCCGCCCTCGGCAATGCCTATAATGGCGCGATGCTGACGGCGCTGATCGAGGGGCTGGGCCAGCTTGAGCGCGACCCTTCCGTCCGCGCGCTGGTGATTCGCGGGGCCGGCAAGCATTTTCAGGCCGGCGCCGATATCCATTGGCTGAGCGAGGCCGCCGCCGCGCCGCCCGAGCAGGCCTTCGCCTCCAGCATGCTGACGACGCGCGCCATGCAGCGCCTCAATGAGTTCTCCAAGCCCAGCTTCGCCGTGATCCATGGCGCCTGTTTCGGTGGTGGCACCGGCATCGCCTGCTGCGTGGATGTCGCCCTGGCCACGACAGCTGCGAGTTTCGGCATCACCGAGGTCCGCGTCGGCGTCGCCCCCACCCCGATTTCCACCCACATGGTCCACGCCATGGGCCTGCGCCACGCCCGCCGCTACGCCATCACGGGCGAGCGTTTCGGCCCGGAGGAAGCGATGCGCATCAACCTGGTGCATGAGGTCCATGCGCCCGAGCGGATCGAGGCGCGGCTGGAGGAAATCCTGGCGGCGACATTGCTTTCCTCGCCCGTCGCCATCGCGACCACCAAGGCGAGCCTGCTGGAATCCAATGGCCTGACGCTGGATGAGCATCAGATGCGGCAACTCGCGAATGAGAGCTGGATGCAGCGTTCGGGTGCCGAGGGGCAGGAGGGGCTCGCGGCGTTCCGGGCGAAGCGCAAGCCCAGCTGGGCGCCCGGTTGA
- the ispG gene encoding flavodoxin-dependent (E)-4-hydroxy-3-methylbut-2-enyl-diphosphate synthase — MSYRPYQHIARRKSRQIRVGKVLVGGDAPISVQTMTNTLTSDAAATIAQIRKSELAGVDIVRVSCPDEESTAALAEIVREVNVPIVADIHFHYRRAIEAAQAGAACLRINPGNIGSAERVKEVIKAARDHGCSIRIGVNAGSLEKHLLEKYGEPNPEALVESALWHADHLLQNDFHEFKISVKASDVFLAVAAYQQLADACDHPLHIGITEAGGKRTGTVKSSVGLGSLLWAGIGDTMRVSLSAEPEEEVSVAWDILKSLHLRHRGVKIISCPSCARQGFDVIRTVEKLEERLAHIVQPVSLSIIGCVVNGPGEALMTDIGLTGGGASRHMVYSAGKQDHTTDTEAMVEHLVGLVEARAAILQAEADAQKAAEAAAKLAAE; from the coding sequence ATGAGCTACCGGCCCTATCAGCACATCGCGCGCCGCAAATCGCGCCAGATTCGCGTCGGCAAGGTTCTGGTGGGGGGCGATGCGCCCATCAGCGTGCAGACCATGACCAACACGCTGACCTCGGATGCGGCGGCGACCATCGCGCAGATCCGCAAATCCGAACTGGCCGGCGTGGACATCGTCCGCGTCTCCTGCCCGGATGAGGAAAGCACGGCAGCCCTGGCCGAGATCGTGCGCGAAGTGAATGTGCCCATCGTGGCCGATATCCACTTCCACTATCGCCGCGCGATCGAGGCCGCGCAGGCCGGTGCCGCCTGCCTGCGGATCAATCCCGGCAATATCGGCTCGGCCGAGCGGGTCAAGGAAGTCATCAAGGCGGCGCGGGACCATGGCTGCTCCATCCGCATCGGCGTGAATGCCGGCTCGCTGGAGAAGCACCTGCTGGAGAAGTATGGCGAGCCGAACCCGGAGGCGCTGGTGGAAAGCGCGCTGTGGCATGCGGACCACCTGCTGCAGAACGACTTCCACGAGTTCAAGATCAGCGTGAAGGCAAGCGACGTCTTCCTCGCCGTCGCGGCCTATCAGCAACTGGCCGATGCCTGTGACCACCCCTTGCACATCGGCATCACCGAGGCGGGCGGCAAGCGCACCGGCACGGTAAAGTCCTCGGTCGGGCTGGGTTCGCTGCTTTGGGCCGGCATTGGCGATACCATGCGGGTCTCGCTGAGTGCCGAGCCGGAGGAGGAAGTCTCCGTCGCCTGGGATATCCTGAAATCGCTGCATCTGCGGCATCGCGGCGTGAAGATCATCTCCTGCCCCTCCTGCGCGCGGCAGGGTTTTGACGTGATCCGCACGGTGGAAAAGCTGGAGGAGCGCCTGGCGCATATCGTCCAGCCCGTCAGCCTGTCCATCATCGGCTGCGTGGTGAACGGGCCTGGCGAGGCGCTGATGACCGATATCGGCCTGACCGGCGGCGGGGCCAGCCGGCACATGGTCTATTCGGCCGGCAAGCAGGACCACACCACCGATACCGAGGCGATGGTGGAGCATCTGGTGGGGCTGGTGGAAGCGCGGGCCGCGATCCTCCAGGCGGAGGCGGATGCGCAGAAGGCGGCGGAAGCGGCGGCGAAGCTCGCGGCCGAATAG